Proteins encoded together in one Microplitis mediator isolate UGA2020A chromosome 7, iyMicMedi2.1, whole genome shotgun sequence window:
- the LOC130672351 gene encoding uncharacterized protein LOC130672351, which yields MNNSIETHRLFLNKSISILRHCGIFDFKDSTSMYRKIFIYFIILFSQSMTLIYGLTIVADAVANCTDLMIVASDGCIIAGWILVYFKIQKSYSVRHKILKLINDIRNPIDVLLKSHDLGVLILVKEYTIFETMDCYLVISCTVFLGTVLIFLSLLTGDLPCRAIFPFDTTISPFFEIAYFIQSYATAFNLVSLMTLEFISLEFLRWTTVQFKILSSNYQNCTSVPLKPILSFGFTRDTIDDITVFNVLNIEDEQKKINSFVAFEEREIDIINDCFKWRFKNCIKHHWRLITIINNLNNTFSSCLMAQLGGSLFIMCLNGYLAVTFSDNKQILVRAVIYLLGGFLHLLYWCALGNELKFQADFLTTSQWMSGWENKYDSSIKNLVTTSMIKTMQPLEMRAGGLFVLTMETFISILKSSYSVFVLLTSVSN from the exons ATGAATAATTCGATTGAAACACatcgactttttttgaacaaaagtaTTTCTATTCTCAG acATTGTggtatttttgattttaaggATTCAACGTCCATGTatcgtaaaatatttatttactttataatattattcagTCAAAGTATGACACTTATTTATGGCTTAACAATTGTTGCTGATGCTGTGGCTAATTGCACTGATTTGATGATTGTCGCATCTGATGGATGTATCATCGCTGGATGGATTTtggtatattttaaaatacaaaaatcgTACAGTGTACGTCACAAAATATTGAAACTTATTAATGATATTCGTAATCCTATTGATGTACTACTTAAGTCACATG aTTTAGGAGTATTGATTCTCGTAAAAGAGTACACGATTTTTGAAACAATGGATTGCTACCTAGTGATCAGCTGCACCGTATTTTTGGGAACAGTATTAATATTTCTATCCTTATTGACTGGAGATTTACCTTGCAGAGCTATTTTTCCGTTTGACACAACGATATCACCGTTTTTTGAAATTGCATATTTCATTCAGTCTTACGCAACAGCCTTCAATCTCGTTAGTTTGATGACCCTAGAATTCATAAGCCTAGAATTTCTACGGTGGACGACAgttcaattcaaaattctgTCATCAAATTATCAGAATTGCACTAGTGTGCCACTAAAACCTATTTTATCTTTCGGCTTTACCCGGGACACCATCGATGACATCACAGTATTTAACGTATTGAATATCGAGGacgaacagaaaaaaattaatagcttTGTAGCATTTGAAGAAAGAGAAATAGATATTATCAATGACTGTTTCAAATGGAGATTCAAAAATTGCATAAAACATCATTGGAGacttattacaataataaataatctcaACAATACATTTAGCTCCTGTCTGATGGCGCAACTTGGTGGTAGTCTATTTATTATGTGTCTCAATGGTTATTTGGCAGTAACG ttttctgataataaacaaatattagTCAGAGctgttatatatttacttggtgGATTTCTTCATTTACTATACTGGTGTGCTTTAGGCAATGAACTCAAATTTCAG GCTGATTTTTTGACAACTTCGCAGTGGATGTCTGGCtgggaaaataaatacgatagTAGTATTAAAAATCTTGTTACAACatcaatgataaaaacaatgCAGCCATTGGAAATGCGTGCTGGAGGGCTATTTGTTTTAACCATGGAAACATTCATAtca atcTTGAAGAGTTCATATTCTGTTTTTGTGTTACTTACATCAGTCTCCAATTAA
- the LOC130672341 gene encoding uncharacterized protein LOC130672341 isoform X3, with protein MKYINIEIHRKVLNMSIPMLRCGAIWPCVPSTGTILKILNSFYMLLNFSLLIFYLITLCTDLYYNYTDMNVCGNDGCYFLGTVMIMFKGYKFRTMYDKILKLIDDVYGPIDTLIRTSDRGIIMNIKHSLFFENLHFYAFLISCLSLSFTIIVLTPREKALDMTTIAFIRWSTIQMKALTANYKNCDAKSIKRATLISPSETLKIINEINPWKITDEDLEIRTFLPFEQSEADDTEDSFVWRFRTCIKNHQRLLQLMISVNATLSPFLLVQFSTSTLIICMSGFQWISNTGSHGNLIKYTVFLEICFAELLFWCYYGDEFNYSADAITYSQWMSGWENAFNKKSIYKMSNLMTIPMNQSIRRLEIKAFGMFSLSMPTFLSVVKSSYSVLVLMTTANSDE; from the exons atgaaatatataaatattgaaattcatCGTAAGGTTTTAAATATGAGTATTCCAATGCTGAg atGTGGTGCAATTTGGCCTTGCGTACCATCGACTGgaactattttaaaaattttaaattcctttTATatgctattaaatttttcattgctAATTTTCTACTTGATAACATTGTGtactgatttatattacaattaTACAGATATGAATGTTTGCGGTAATGATGGATGCTATTTTCTTGGCACAGTTATGATTATGTTCAAAGGATACAAATTTCGAACAATGtatgacaaaattttgaaGCTAATTGATGACGTTTATGGTCCAATAGACACTTTGATACGAACATCTG ATCGAGGAATAATAATGAACATTAAACACAgtcttttttttgaaaacttacaTTTTTATGCATTTTTGATTTCATGTCTATCGCTGAGTTTTACAATAATAGTATTGACACCTCGTGAAAAAG CACTTGATATGACAACAATAGCATTCATAAGATGGTCGACGATACAAATGAAAGCATTGACGGCTAACTACAAAAATTGTGATGCAAAATCCATAAAACGTGCGACTCTAATTTCACCATCAGaaacattgaaaataataaatgaaatcaaCCCATGGAAAATAACCGATGAAGACTTAGAAATACGGACATTTTTGCCGTTTGAACAAAGTGAAGCTGATGATACCGAAGATAGTTTTGTCTGGCGTTTCAGAACCTGCATTAAAAATCATCAGAGACTTTTACAACTTATGATCAGTGTCAATGCTACACTGAGTCCATTTTTGCTGGTGCAATTTTCAACAAGTACACTAATAATATGTATGAGTGGTTTCCAATGGATTTCA AATACAGGTAGCCACggaaatttgattaaatatacTGTATTTTTGGAAATATGCTTTGCTGAATTACTTTTCTGGTGTTATTATGGTGATGAATTCAATTATTCC gcGGATGCTATAACGTACAGCCAATGGATGTCGGGTTGGGAGAATGCATTCAACAAGAAgagtatttataaaatgagTAATCTAATGACCATTCCAATGAATCAATCCATAAGACGTTTGGAAATAAAAGCGTTTGGAATGTTTTCGTTATCTATGCCAACATTTCTTTCA GTTGTCAAAAGCTCGTATTCGGTTTTAGTATTGATGACAACTGCCAATTcagatgaataa
- the LOC130672341 gene encoding uncharacterized protein LOC130672341 isoform X5, whose translation MKYINIEIHRKVLNMSIPMLRCGAIWPCVPSTGTILKILNSFYMLLNFSLLIFYLITLCTDLYYNYTDMNVCGNDGCYFLGTVMIMFKGYKFRTMYDKILKLIDDVYGPIDTLIRTSALDMTTIAFIRWSTIQMKALTANYKNCDAKSIKRATLISPSETLKIINEINPWKITDEDLEIRTFLPFEQSEADDTEDSFVWRFRTCIKNHQRLLQLMISVNATLSPFLLVQFSTSTLIICMSGFQWISNTGSHGNLIKYTVFLEICFAELLFWCYYGDEFNYSADAITYSQWMSGWENAFNKKSIYKMSNLMTIPMNQSIRRLEIKAFGMFSLSMPTFLSVVKSSYSVLVLMTTANSDE comes from the exons atgaaatatataaatattgaaattcatCGTAAGGTTTTAAATATGAGTATTCCAATGCTGAg atGTGGTGCAATTTGGCCTTGCGTACCATCGACTGgaactattttaaaaattttaaattcctttTATatgctattaaatttttcattgctAATTTTCTACTTGATAACATTGTGtactgatttatattacaattaTACAGATATGAATGTTTGCGGTAATGATGGATGCTATTTTCTTGGCACAGTTATGATTATGTTCAAAGGATACAAATTTCGAACAATGtatgacaaaattttgaaGCTAATTGATGACGTTTATGGTCCAATAGACACTTTGATACGAACATCTG CACTTGATATGACAACAATAGCATTCATAAGATGGTCGACGATACAAATGAAAGCATTGACGGCTAACTACAAAAATTGTGATGCAAAATCCATAAAACGTGCGACTCTAATTTCACCATCAGaaacattgaaaataataaatgaaatcaaCCCATGGAAAATAACCGATGAAGACTTAGAAATACGGACATTTTTGCCGTTTGAACAAAGTGAAGCTGATGATACCGAAGATAGTTTTGTCTGGCGTTTCAGAACCTGCATTAAAAATCATCAGAGACTTTTACAACTTATGATCAGTGTCAATGCTACACTGAGTCCATTTTTGCTGGTGCAATTTTCAACAAGTACACTAATAATATGTATGAGTGGTTTCCAATGGATTTCA AATACAGGTAGCCACggaaatttgattaaatatacTGTATTTTTGGAAATATGCTTTGCTGAATTACTTTTCTGGTGTTATTATGGTGATGAATTCAATTATTCC gcGGATGCTATAACGTACAGCCAATGGATGTCGGGTTGGGAGAATGCATTCAACAAGAAgagtatttataaaatgagTAATCTAATGACCATTCCAATGAATCAATCCATAAGACGTTTGGAAATAAAAGCGTTTGGAATGTTTTCGTTATCTATGCCAACATTTCTTTCA GTTGTCAAAAGCTCGTATTCGGTTTTAGTATTGATGACAACTGCCAATTcagatgaataa
- the LOC130672341 gene encoding odorant receptor 83a-like isoform X1, with protein MKYINIEIHRKVLNMSIPMLRCGAIWPCVPSTGTILKILNSFYMLLNFSLLIFYLITLCTDLYYNYTDMNVCGNDGCYFLGTVMIMFKGYKFRTMYDKILKLIDDVYGPIDTLIRTSDRGIIMNIKHSLFFENLHFYAFLISCLSLSFTIIVLTPREKGELPIRAVYPFNSTISPYNEMALFYQAYCVLYCLLVIIALDMTTIAFIRWSTIQMKALTANYKNCDAKSIKRATLISPSETLKIINEINPWKITDEDLEIRTFLPFEQSEADDTEDSFVWRFRTCIKNHQRLLQLMISVNATLSPFLLVQFSTSTLIICMSGFQWISNTGSHGNLIKYTVFLEICFAELLFWCYYGDEFNYSADAITYSQWMSGWENAFNKKSIYKMSNLMTIPMNQSIRRLEIKAFGMFSLSMPTFLSVVKSSYSVLVLMTTANSDE; from the exons atgaaatatataaatattgaaattcatCGTAAGGTTTTAAATATGAGTATTCCAATGCTGAg atGTGGTGCAATTTGGCCTTGCGTACCATCGACTGgaactattttaaaaattttaaattcctttTATatgctattaaatttttcattgctAATTTTCTACTTGATAACATTGTGtactgatttatattacaattaTACAGATATGAATGTTTGCGGTAATGATGGATGCTATTTTCTTGGCACAGTTATGATTATGTTCAAAGGATACAAATTTCGAACAATGtatgacaaaattttgaaGCTAATTGATGACGTTTATGGTCCAATAGACACTTTGATACGAACATCTG ATCGAGGAATAATAATGAACATTAAACACAgtcttttttttgaaaacttacaTTTTTATGCATTTTTGATTTCATGTCTATCGCTGAGTTTTACAATAATAGTATTGACACCTCGTGAAAAAGGTGAATTGCCAATAAGAGCAGTTTACCCGTTTAACTCAACAATATCACCATATAATGAAATGGCTTTATTTTATCAAGCTTACTGTGTATTATACTGTCTTCTTGTTATTATAGCACTTGATATGACAACAATAGCATTCATAAGATGGTCGACGATACAAATGAAAGCATTGACGGCTAACTACAAAAATTGTGATGCAAAATCCATAAAACGTGCGACTCTAATTTCACCATCAGaaacattgaaaataataaatgaaatcaaCCCATGGAAAATAACCGATGAAGACTTAGAAATACGGACATTTTTGCCGTTTGAACAAAGTGAAGCTGATGATACCGAAGATAGTTTTGTCTGGCGTTTCAGAACCTGCATTAAAAATCATCAGAGACTTTTACAACTTATGATCAGTGTCAATGCTACACTGAGTCCATTTTTGCTGGTGCAATTTTCAACAAGTACACTAATAATATGTATGAGTGGTTTCCAATGGATTTCA AATACAGGTAGCCACggaaatttgattaaatatacTGTATTTTTGGAAATATGCTTTGCTGAATTACTTTTCTGGTGTTATTATGGTGATGAATTCAATTATTCC gcGGATGCTATAACGTACAGCCAATGGATGTCGGGTTGGGAGAATGCATTCAACAAGAAgagtatttataaaatgagTAATCTAATGACCATTCCAATGAATCAATCCATAAGACGTTTGGAAATAAAAGCGTTTGGAATGTTTTCGTTATCTATGCCAACATTTCTTTCA GTTGTCAAAAGCTCGTATTCGGTTTTAGTATTGATGACAACTGCCAATTcagatgaataa
- the LOC130672341 gene encoding odorant receptor 83a-like isoform X2, which produces MQNVRIEIHRKVLNMSIPMLRCGAIWPCVPSTGTILKILNSFYMLLNFSLLIFYLITLCTDLYYNYTDMNVCGNDGCYFLGTVMIMFKGYKFRTMYDKILKLIDDVYGPIDTLIRTSDRGIIMNIKHSLFFENLHFYAFLISCLSLSFTIIVLTPREKGELPIRAVYPFNSTISPYNEMALFYQAYCVLYCLLVIIALDMTTIAFIRWSTIQMKALTANYKNCDAKSIKRATLISPSETLKIINEINPWKITDEDLEIRTFLPFEQSEADDTEDSFVWRFRTCIKNHQRLLQLMISVNATLSPFLLVQFSTSTLIICMSGFQWISNTGSHGNLIKYTVFLEICFAELLFWCYYGDEFNYSADAITYSQWMSGWENAFNKKSIYKMSNLMTIPMNQSIRRLEIKAFGMFSLSMPTFLSVVKSSYSVLVLMTTANSDE; this is translated from the exons ATGCAAAATGTACGTATCGAAATTCATCGTAAGGTTTTAAATATGAGTATTCCAATGCTGAG atGTGGTGCAATTTGGCCTTGCGTACCATCGACTGgaactattttaaaaattttaaattcctttTATatgctattaaatttttcattgctAATTTTCTACTTGATAACATTGTGtactgatttatattacaattaTACAGATATGAATGTTTGCGGTAATGATGGATGCTATTTTCTTGGCACAGTTATGATTATGTTCAAAGGATACAAATTTCGAACAATGtatgacaaaattttgaaGCTAATTGATGACGTTTATGGTCCAATAGACACTTTGATACGAACATCTG ATCGAGGAATAATAATGAACATTAAACACAgtcttttttttgaaaacttacaTTTTTATGCATTTTTGATTTCATGTCTATCGCTGAGTTTTACAATAATAGTATTGACACCTCGTGAAAAAGGTGAATTGCCAATAAGAGCAGTTTACCCGTTTAACTCAACAATATCACCATATAATGAAATGGCTTTATTTTATCAAGCTTACTGTGTATTATACTGTCTTCTTGTTATTATAGCACTTGATATGACAACAATAGCATTCATAAGATGGTCGACGATACAAATGAAAGCATTGACGGCTAACTACAAAAATTGTGATGCAAAATCCATAAAACGTGCGACTCTAATTTCACCATCAGaaacattgaaaataataaatgaaatcaaCCCATGGAAAATAACCGATGAAGACTTAGAAATACGGACATTTTTGCCGTTTGAACAAAGTGAAGCTGATGATACCGAAGATAGTTTTGTCTGGCGTTTCAGAACCTGCATTAAAAATCATCAGAGACTTTTACAACTTATGATCAGTGTCAATGCTACACTGAGTCCATTTTTGCTGGTGCAATTTTCAACAAGTACACTAATAATATGTATGAGTGGTTTCCAATGGATTTCA AATACAGGTAGCCACggaaatttgattaaatatacTGTATTTTTGGAAATATGCTTTGCTGAATTACTTTTCTGGTGTTATTATGGTGATGAATTCAATTATTCC gcGGATGCTATAACGTACAGCCAATGGATGTCGGGTTGGGAGAATGCATTCAACAAGAAgagtatttataaaatgagTAATCTAATGACCATTCCAATGAATCAATCCATAAGACGTTTGGAAATAAAAGCGTTTGGAATGTTTTCGTTATCTATGCCAACATTTCTTTCA GTTGTCAAAAGCTCGTATTCGGTTTTAGTATTGATGACAACTGCCAATTcagatgaataa
- the LOC130672341 gene encoding odorant receptor 83a-like isoform X4 yields the protein MNVCGNDGCYFLGTVMIMFKGYKFRTMYDKILKLIDDVYGPIDTLIRTSDRGIIMNIKHSLFFENLHFYAFLISCLSLSFTIIVLTPREKGELPIRAVYPFNSTISPYNEMALFYQAYCVLYCLLVIIALDMTTIAFIRWSTIQMKALTANYKNCDAKSIKRATLISPSETLKIINEINPWKITDEDLEIRTFLPFEQSEADDTEDSFVWRFRTCIKNHQRLLQLMISVNATLSPFLLVQFSTSTLIICMSGFQWISNTGSHGNLIKYTVFLEICFAELLFWCYYGDEFNYSADAITYSQWMSGWENAFNKKSIYKMSNLMTIPMNQSIRRLEIKAFGMFSLSMPTFLSVVKSSYSVLVLMTTANSDE from the exons ATGAATGTTTGCGGTAATGATGGATGCTATTTTCTTGGCACAGTTATGATTATGTTCAAAGGATACAAATTTCGAACAATGtatgacaaaattttgaaGCTAATTGATGACGTTTATGGTCCAATAGACACTTTGATACGAACATCTG ATCGAGGAATAATAATGAACATTAAACACAgtcttttttttgaaaacttacaTTTTTATGCATTTTTGATTTCATGTCTATCGCTGAGTTTTACAATAATAGTATTGACACCTCGTGAAAAAGGTGAATTGCCAATAAGAGCAGTTTACCCGTTTAACTCAACAATATCACCATATAATGAAATGGCTTTATTTTATCAAGCTTACTGTGTATTATACTGTCTTCTTGTTATTATAGCACTTGATATGACAACAATAGCATTCATAAGATGGTCGACGATACAAATGAAAGCATTGACGGCTAACTACAAAAATTGTGATGCAAAATCCATAAAACGTGCGACTCTAATTTCACCATCAGaaacattgaaaataataaatgaaatcaaCCCATGGAAAATAACCGATGAAGACTTAGAAATACGGACATTTTTGCCGTTTGAACAAAGTGAAGCTGATGATACCGAAGATAGTTTTGTCTGGCGTTTCAGAACCTGCATTAAAAATCATCAGAGACTTTTACAACTTATGATCAGTGTCAATGCTACACTGAGTCCATTTTTGCTGGTGCAATTTTCAACAAGTACACTAATAATATGTATGAGTGGTTTCCAATGGATTTCA AATACAGGTAGCCACggaaatttgattaaatatacTGTATTTTTGGAAATATGCTTTGCTGAATTACTTTTCTGGTGTTATTATGGTGATGAATTCAATTATTCC gcGGATGCTATAACGTACAGCCAATGGATGTCGGGTTGGGAGAATGCATTCAACAAGAAgagtatttataaaatgagTAATCTAATGACCATTCCAATGAATCAATCCATAAGACGTTTGGAAATAAAAGCGTTTGGAATGTTTTCGTTATCTATGCCAACATTTCTTTCA GTTGTCAAAAGCTCGTATTCGGTTTTAGTATTGATGACAACTGCCAATTcagatgaataa
- the LOC130672340 gene encoding uncharacterized protein LOC130672340 yields MENISTDTYRRLLDIYITTLRLTGIWPLLPSAKIGWKIFNLTYRFFNSILVIFFLITLSADALDNVTDLTIFGCDGCYFFGLTMIIFKAYRFNLSYEKILRLIDYVYDPIHILSKTSDSGIIMSIKNCIFQEKLEISFFCVSCSLFAITVLFLVPQEKGAIPIRCIYPFDSIKSPNHEIVVLHQSYVMVYSLVILIAMDAMTVGFIRWSTIQIQVLTSNYKNCNVYSIRRATLVSPLLTDKSVKIENKLNNIEIFDEDTEICEFLPFYYNEMKNIVEDSFFLRFKTCIKNHQRIIEMINELNEIFSSSLLVQFATSTAIICLNGFQMIVNSNDTSMFIKFLSYWISCFAQLLFWCWYGNQFTNLANTLTYNQWMSGWEYVYEKNKNTELRNLVTISMIPTLRPLEFKAVGLFVLSMPTFLIIVKSSYSILVLLTSVTTD; encoded by the exons atggaaaatatatCTACTGATACTTATCGCAGACtattagatatatatattacaacattgag ACTTACTGGTATTTGGCCACTATTACCCTCAGCTAAAATCGGCtggaaaatattcaatttaacttacagatttttcaattcaatactagttatttttttcctcataACTTTAAGCGCTGATGCGTTAGATAACGTAACAGATTTAACTATTTTTGGCTGCGATggatgttatttttttggtttaacAATGATTATTTTCAAAGCATACAGATTTAATctttcttatgaaaaaatactAAGGTTAATTGACTATGTTTACGATCCAATACATATACTTTCAAAAACATCTG ATTCTGGAATAATAATgagtattaaaaattgtatatttcaagaaaaattgGAAATATCATTTTTCTGTGTGTCGTGTAGTTTGTTTGCAATAACGGTTCTATTTTTGGTTCCACAAGAAAAAGGCGCAATACCAATACGATGTATTTATCCATTCGACAGTATCAAATCTCCTAATCATGAAATAGTTGTGTTGCACCAGTCTTATGTTATGGTATACTCACTTGTTATTTTGATCGCAATGGACGCGATGACTGTAGGATTTATTAGATGGTCAACGATACAAATTCAAGTATTGACATcgaattacaaaaattgtaaTGTTTATTCAATAAGACGTGCAACGCTAGTTTCTCCATTACTAACTGACAAGTCAGTAaagatagaaaataaattaaataatattgaaatatttgatGAAGACACAGAAATATGTGAATTTTTGCCATTTTATTATAACGAAATGAAGAATATTGTTGAAGATTCATTTTTCTTGCGATTCAAAACGTgcataaaaaatcatcagagAATTATTGAAATGATTAATGaacttaatgaaatatttagcTCATCATTGTTGGTTCAATTTGCAACAAGTACTGCTATTATTTGCCTTAATGGATTCCAAATGATTGTA AATTCAAATGACACATCGatgtttatcaaatttttgtcatattgGATATCATGTTTCGCCCAATTACTTTTCTGGTGTTGGTACGGCAATCAATTTACTAACTTG GCAAACACTTTGACGTACAACCAGTGGATGTCCGGATGGGAATATGTAtacgaaaaaaacaaaaatactgAGTTAAGAAATCTTGTTACTATTTCAATGATACCTACACTACGACCATTAGAATTTAAAGCTGTTGgtctttttgttttatcaatgCCGACGTTTCTTATA aTCGTTAAGAGCTCATATTCAATTTTAGTACTTTTAACATCAGTTACTACAGACTGA